In Macaca thibetana thibetana isolate TM-01 chromosome 8, ASM2454274v1, whole genome shotgun sequence, one DNA window encodes the following:
- the LOC126961026 gene encoding LOW QUALITY PROTEIN: cytochrome P450 11B2, mitochondrial-like (The sequence of the model RefSeq protein was modified relative to this genomic sequence to represent the inferred CDS: substituted 1 base at 1 genomic stop codon) gives MALRAKAEVCVAVPWLAPXRAWALGTRATWVPRTVLPFEAMPWCPGSRWLRLLQIWREQGYEHLHLEVHQTFQELGPIFRPRHSASFGGWGESAARAGLWLCQCRGWCRANPSSLQRGQDSEALKYHLGGPRMVCVMLPEEVEKLQQVDSLHPCRMSLEPWVAYRQHRGHKCGVFLLNVVERGNSSPPFHGGIHGAPTHSGCGNGPEWRFNRLRLNPDVLSPKAVQSFLPMDAVARDFSEALRKKVLQNARWSLTLDVQPSIFHYTIEASSLAPFGERLGLVGHSPSSASLNFLHALEVMFKSTIQLMFMPRSLSRWTSPKVWKEHFEAWDCIFQYGEARDPGSAMGKGRHGGPLSPSPPPTSNTLGPSCPATFPSV, from the exons ATGGCACTGAGGGCAAAGGCAGAGGTGTGCGTGGCAGTGCCCTGGCTGGCCCCGTGAAGGGCATGGGCACTGGGCACCAGAGCCACCTGGGTCCCCAGGACAGTGCTGCCCTTTGAAGCCATGCCCTGGTGTCCAGGCAGCAGGTGGCTGAGGCTGCTGCAGATCTGGAGGGAGCAGGGTTATGAGCACCTGCACCTGGAGGTGCACCAGACCTTCCAGGAACTGGGGCCCATTTTCAG GCCCCGGCACTCTGCATCCTTTGGAGGATGGGGAGAGAGTGCAGCACGTGCTGGTCTGTGGCTCTGCCAGTGCAGGGGATGGTGCAGAGCAAACCCCAGCTCGCTGCAGAGAGGGCAGGACTCAGAGGCACTAAA GTACCACTTGGGAGGGCCACGCATGGTGTGTGTGATGCTGCCGGAGGAagtggagaagctgcagcaggtGGATAGCCTGCATCCCTGCAGGATGAGCCTGGAGCCCTGGGTGGCCTACAGACAACATCGTGGGCACAAATGTGGTGTGTTCTTGCT GAATGTGGTTGAGAGAGGAAATTCCTCCCCACCATTCCATGGGGGCATCCATGGAGCCCCAACACACTCTGGCTGTGG GAATGGGCCTGAATGGCGCTTCAATCGATTGCGGCTGAACCCAGATGTGCTGTCGCCCAAGGCTGTGCAGAGCTTCCTCCCGATGGATGCGGTGGCCAGGGACTTCTCCGAGGCCCTGAGGAAGAAGGTGCTGCAGAACGCTCGGTGGAGCCTGACCCTGGACGTCCAGCCCAGCATCTTCCACTACACCATAGAAG CCAGCAGCTTAGCTCCTTTTGGAGAGCGGCTGGGCCTGGTTGGTCACAGTCCTAGCTCTGCCAGCCTGAACTTCCTCCATGCCCTGGAGGTCATGTTCAAATCCACCATCCAGCTCATGTTcatgcccaggagcctgtctcgCTGGACCAGCCCCAAGGTGTGgaaggagcactttgaggcctggGACTGCATCTTCCAGTACGGTGAGGCCAGGGACCCAGGCAGTGCTATGGGGAAGGGACGCCATGGGGGCCCACTTTCTCCCTCTCCACCACCCACGTCCAACACTCTGGGTCCATCTTGCCCTGCCACCTTTCCATCAGTGTAA